ggtatatcaacCATTTCTCAATAgttgtagtattttataatttttaactatagataaattacttatctatttaattcatacctatatatgtttacaatatttaaagagTGATATAAAGGTTCTGGATCACTTCTCCCTTAAATTgtatatggtataaaatagaaaGAACTAATAAAGTGTGTTTAAAGTTAggtggttaggttaggtaaaaataagactatatttataatattttcggaaaatattatgctaagaaattattatcataatgctacatttttaattaaaaacaattgaaagaaggaatgtatttatatttagacaCATAAATAGATTTGAACTGGAAAgtaagcattaaaaaaattaaaaaattagtataacttaaaataatattattttgtaaatttatcgtataccaatattttagattgatgtaaaattaatacaacacacagtatttaaaaatatttaaattataaaatgtaagtagATATTTGCTTGAGATCAAacgattggtttttttttttactcatttgGGTTGGTCAAAACCTTTTCCCtcttatattgaaaaatgaaatgacGCCACTGAGTAGGtgataatgtttttcaaaaaagaaataaacgtTTCTTCACTGTTTCAAATTACTGAGATTTTGTGATTGTCATTTCCTACataagttacaataataaatatggatCGCAGATTGGTAAGTTGTAGTAAACACGGAAAGAAACTAGATATTAGAAGATCGGGGTTTAGACCTAACCTAACATTAgagatattaaaaacttactcCATGAACTCACATGTTGTCTATACAAAGAGGCTATGGATTTATATGTAAACTTAAGTATAAAGAGGTGAACATCTAAATAATcctatgcaatattatataacaatatattatagttatgcattattttataaaataaagtaagtaataaaaacaattgaattacaatgttttattgatatttggttgtacataaaaaagaaGATTTTCTTTTAGCATTAAGAAAgtactcataaaaaaaaaaataaataatgttgtttgGAAATGTTAACTATTGGGAATAGTGATTCAAATTAACACAAAATTGGAAGTACTTATACTAATACTctctttttaaatacttaatgttgtacctacctatttaaatactcGGTAAAAACAATAGAGTCatctgttttaatttttaaaaaggtttatcactaaatatacaataataatactttaacgtTAATGTGTGAggtaaagtttaaaatgtttataagataggtatatttacagtatttgcacattttaaagattatagTAAACGTGATGGATCTTATAGTAAAGTCACTATCATGAGAATATCATCTGGTAAATAGACCACcaccgataatattattatcaaactataGTGAAGTAACTATCGCACTACGGTAATGGGGAGTAGGTATCATAAGTCAAAGCGTCGACACGGCTTAagggtatttaaataatgttcttaacactattaatgttttgaaagAAAAACCACTGTAGTTTCATACTTTCAACACTGTAATAACAAAAACGATGTTTAAATCTTATTCGTATTcgttaaatatcaatattttgattatttatgtatCCTTTATTCCATTGCtgtaagttttttataataatatagcgataaaaaaaaaaaaaaaaaaaaaatgaaatatctttaatggaattaaatgtttgttacGTCTTATAACTGTTgacatatcattaaaaaatagttctaATTGAATAGTGATCTTCGGGTATAGATagtacaatgtattatattgtaaagagatcttttttttttgttctcttGAATAACGGAaaggtaatttatatagtaggCTGTTTCAATATATGTCTTATCAAAATGAAAAAGGACTTATGttcacataaaaatacatgaacCGAATAGATGGACAGGGACGATagtaagcaataataattctttgaaaatgaaaagaaTCTCTGATtatccaatattatataagatcggtattacattttttttttgaattgagATTGGCCTATCTTttcttttctatattttatcagGAATCATATTGTGTAGAAGACTTAGCGTACCTATTGGAGCTCTGATAatctaatattacttataaggacgaatatagtatatatatcataaatataaataaaatatataaatgtcatATAAATTAACTCATCTACAgtatttctgtttttataagtggcttgtataatacattataaattaaatatatctccatctataaaatgcataatttttaGGCAGTGTAGTACAgttcatttaattatgtaatggAAATAAGTAGGtgtttttgttgtatataaCTTGTAAACACGATAGCacgtttttattgtatgtacaCTGTCATGACATttcgttcatattatattgttttaataatacaaatgggttgattctaaaattatatttttttagtcgagtagagaaaagaaaaaaatataaaatttatgatgacgcatttattttggttttaaaatataaattacctttTCAGGAACTATTAtgctaaaacttttttttatcaataagtataaacaagtagaataatatatttttactaaagactgaacaatttttttttcttttcaattttaataacatttacgtatattactttaaaagttcaaaacaaacataaaatatcatctaTATCAGATTGTGCCCTATTGTGATAATGTgtgatgatatatttataaaatatacttatagatgATACTGACGttattcagttattaaaattaaagcattaACAACCacaaatatatgtaggtacataagaaatattaattaagtgagatttttttttgtcatatatCTATAGTGTTttctattttgattaaatttacatattatactgggTATTTAGTAGagtataaacatttcaaatcacttttaaataatattattgtaccttgaatttttctctttatatgaaattgatttaaattaaaggtatatatttttcgtattttgattgcatctataataattttatagtgaaaagtaaaaacacatttttttggtTCTATGCCAATGGTTCGACAATTTATTGATCTGAATTTGATGATTATTTTCGGTCAGTAGAtcgttatgtttattaattctttatttataccCAACATAGTTGTGatgtatgcatttaaattttatttaaattattaaataatttaaataatcaaataacaaaattcttAACATCAAAGTAagtatcaaacaattttaatgacatttaattatattacactataacaGCTATTccactataatttaattcattattggtgttttaatgttgaaataattttagtctatgtattaattttctttggcTACTCGGAAAAGTATGGTAATGTATATcattatgaaataatgtttaatcatAGAAAAGTGAAGCAAATGCAATTCTGAGTGATGCATACAGAAGTAAGCAAATAcctattaagattttttttaaaaaattgattataattctgtagttaatttctattttttttaaaaatatttttctgaaaagtACCTTATTAGTGATAAGCAAtactaatacttataatattatgcaataattaaatcgtgaaatattgttttactatcaaaaaaatatataaaaaaaagaaaatattgtaagacTAGTATATTTCTAGCtttacattaattgttttacaatacatttttacagtaCAATGAAAACCTCGTTTATTTGGATATAGTATTTCTTAACATTAAAACACtagtaaaatcaaaaaattatttattttttttttttagtatcgtataatacttattatagtttcaataaatataacttaagtttatcagatataaaatcatatgttttaaaataacaaactacagaaaaaattgatattttaatttaactttagaGATTGTAATTTCGAATAAATtgctatatcaaaaataatacctacttataaaatgaaaataatattattaatttattttttgttaaaatagtgAAGtggaatattacaatatatatattatataagcaacATAATGACAATGATAACGTTCATTAGTTAtgctatgcataatattataatgaccgGTTTCGTGTATTTTCATGGCCTACGTttcttttcttaaaaaaagtaGCATCCAcgctttttaacattatttttttattacaaagttttaatatctaatattctcATTCCTATTATCTAGTaggtagtaaaatttaatattttttgaggttaataattaagtttattactttttacacagagtataattgaataatttatattaaaagttaaaattgtattttttcttttaaccattaagtataaaaccgtttaaaaaaaaaaaaataaatgttctgtttaaattttataaattgaatcaaTCAAACTATATCAAACTATtcgatattgaaaaaataaaacaactcaCAAGTTTCAATGTAGACAATGTCTggtaattgaatttatatttgttatattaataattatattattggcaaagtaattataatcgtGAATCTGTCAATCTAGTGCtactatatctaatatttcaattaaaagttatatatttcagtttaattttatacattttataaattaatcctatcacaaaatataatacataataatatcatatacctaataacagacaacattatatacatagcatTGTagctataaaatcattaaacatattaatgcttataaaaaacacatttattttataaggtatcataatattttattaaacaattgaattttttggttttaaatttttatgtaaagagtcattgtaaaataaccaTGCTCCTGTCTATCCAACAGTTAAGAGTAGTCatcaaaaataagattaaattgttttttttatttattttttttaaatttttaaagtatgtcTGCTAAATAACAGTACATATGTatatgagtattatattaatatttttatctttataataatcatatgataatttttttaataatatacaaaatatatgattacgTTTATAAAGTCATTATTAATGAAAGTAAtttcgaataataaattaatatacatcgCATTTGTCTCatactaataacaaataaagtaatatatacctaatataatcaTGAAATATCATgatgtttttatgaataaaatgtatattatctatttaggTATAAGAAATGTATGCGGTGCAAACTatgtgaaatttatattttaaattaaacattaatttaaaacgttttactttttcaaaatcCATTTAACAActacataattacatttatcgtattgcataaaaacatttttctgtagttataaaaaatattaatgtgtacgaacaattattaatagacaTGTTCTAAAGTTATATACCCAAATAGGTGGGTAGTGTTTTCtataatgtgaaaaataacAGTTGCTGTTATATTTAGAGTTCTAGATATCCTTGttgtagttaatattatacggtacGCAAGTGCGTACTATGGGTCATTAACGGATTAATTATTCAGCATGGGCAATATTatcgataacataatatcatattgtatactaGTGTTGTCACTGTATaagttatgtataaatttatataataccgcataaaataacaatagattAGACTGAATACTGATTAGAGTGTAACATAAGCAAGGATATTgactattgttttattcacatacctatttataatataaacaaacacGTCATGTTATGTCATTACGctcaataagaaaaaaaaaataatgcagatttcatttttatacatgaacGTATGATTAGATATTGAACTTATAGTCACTAATATCCAcacataaatagatataatactataataataatatattgtgacaATAGATAAAAAGTTCAtagttaacttaaaaaataaaattgctttttatcttaaattttggaTGAAgtgataaatacctatattggttttaaaattatgtgtatgtTTTTTGGCGACTCCATTTAAAGGagcatacaattttttcataaatataacttatttttaaaatacaaaattgtaatatatttcaaatactattatttatattatttaaataattacttttgataattaaaaaatcatttaataattaaataatatattgtttaaattctaCACATAACTGctcttatattgtatacctaaggCGCCGTcttacaatattgtatgtcTGTACGTaagaaataacaatacaaaaaaaaaaagcaacagCAGGAgctcagaattatttttttagtttagaatttttagcaatgaaaatgtttagatGCTCAAACagtagaataaaaatgtaacttcTGGGTTCTGGGTAACATAACTGCTAcgatttagattaatttagattataagttcaagaataaatatataataaatattatctataatatataatttaaaaatatgtacctttttaaattaaaagataatcttcattggaatataatattaattttaactaacgaatttttcagatttttaagtttttacaagAAGAATTTATgaggaatataataatacctaaatgaattagctataatataatatggaatttttttagatttcttaacaataaaataaatacattttttaagattttgacAAGTTTTGACAAATTTGAACTAgaaagcttataaaaaaaaatattatttataattttaaatatttatttaatgatatagagATAACTTAAGAGAgatcttttatcaaattttcaagttatttgGTATggcataaaaaattgtactaaaaGTTatgaggaaaaaaaataaaattttttaattttatgcttTGGTCAATTTGGATAGAAgaagtactaaaaaaaaaaaaaaaaaaaatagtattctaattattgttatttaaaaaaatcattctcaAAAGATGGTTTGAAGATGGTTTCAAAGTTATACACAGTTGATGTACCAATGCTAATTCCCtttgaaaaacaattgtaattagtaatttatatttattaactaaagtggtagttacctataaattatagcttagaagtaatatatatgtaaaatgcaatataaataatatataataagttatatatattttattgtacaattattacattttatcataaaaaattatataaaatatcatagttttacaaaaatcaaattaacttatttataaaaatgttcacaatttgaaattaaattaaactattatttatatattttattttgatttataaatacataaaatatgtttcaatcACTGTGAACTTGATGTGGTTAATTATGATGTTAACActacttcaataaaaatacattgctTCTTATCTACttcagtatataaatattttatattatacagtgttattgatttaagtttcattaaaacgatttttataatacattaaaatattaaaatttataaaataatattatacatcacttttgtattgaatttataatattatataattgtaataaataattcatacattaaattgtacaaaactttattttctattctACAGTtcatttaattagttatattatgtttcatcaGATGTTTTTTGATGCAATTCAGATTCATTTTCATCATATTCACGATGCAGAATATTCTCATAGTAACGCcgttgtaaataatttgaacgTTGTGTAAGCTTTTTCTTCAATGCGTTTTCTTTCAATAGTTTTACTTGATggtcaaattgttttttaatatcttcttgtttatttagtaaatatttttgatgttgtCTGTGTTTTACTAATTGTTGACGTTGGAAAAGGGTTTGCTGTGCTTGAATGTTCCAAAGGtggtgatttattaaatattcacttTGTGGTTGAGGTTGTCTATCCCCATAAGTTCTctgatgtatattatgctcTTCATTATTACGTCTTACTATTTCTGGTAGTTGAGATAACCTATTTCCTTGATTCCATTGATCGTCTTGTTTCTTGTAAAAAATGCCGTAgttgttaaaagttttaaaattatgttgtgAAGTCtgaaatactatacataatatatattattattatttttattattgccgTTGTATcccttataattaatttatatatataatataatatatatgtataaatataacggcaataataataataatacaattatttttcattttcgtttttttttaatgcatatatttattttattagttataattttaaattatcgttatctagtatattctataataaagccaaaagtttattagtttttaagctgttaaaataacaatattataaagattgtaatttaatataccaataaaattataaaacacgaTTTCCATACATttccaaattttaatatgatttacgtCATATTGAAGTGTTTACTGAaccaattacatttatttcctttaaaaattggaatacttatgaaaacatttattcaatgatttttaaCTTGAGTTATaaagagtttaaaaattaaaattaaatagcaatatacacataattaaatcgtaaaaataagaaaataaggCATAACttaatgttgataaataatgttatttatatatttttaatatttttatacaatatttaagaattacgaatagtatttaattataataatattttaattattacgttaatactaataattattgttataataataaaacgtataaaaccTTTGTGTTTGAACTtagtggtttatttttttaagaaaataattactttaaaaatataaataaaaacttaacaaagttttttaaagataaattatagtgTGTGAATCttgttttttctaaattaaaaaaaaacttaagagGCTAATTACATTTTGACGTGACACAACCCTATTTTAATAGTTGACGAAGATGAAAAGATTATgcaatgtaaattgtaattaataaacaattaactgttaatattttgttaatgaaTGTTGTTAGATAGATATTGCTAGtactactaatattaaattgaccaCATAGGATGTATCTATGGAACATGCACTAGCTTGCCGATGACCCCCGGTGACACTTTTATAGTCGTATTGACGTGAAGTTCGTCCGCCGAAATATATTTCGTAATTCTCCAACCGTCGTATGATAATTAATCGATTGTATCTAAAGTTAAGTTATGTCTACAAATATCAGACCTAACTTGATTTTCGATGTAAGTAAATCTGTTAAAATAAgtgataaatacattttatttcacttGATTCGGAACTCTACTCAgtctttgttataaatataatttgtgactatataatagatataggctactttttaatagatttaaagatgacattttaagaatataaatatctaatgcaatataactttaaaatagtatacaaaatattaactatcaataagtaattaatatattataataatttaattgagtatattttcttagaataattttatagtacctacaaagatttaaaaaaataaataattgtagtttttttattttgatttccaAAGAAAGTAAGCAttgattcaaattaattagCAGATTTCAAAATTATGCTCAAATACGAATGATTTGAATATTACTAGTCACAAATGTCATGCATCACAAATTCGGaggataattttttcttactaaataagattattatacattaaataatttacagtaaaaaagggagataaaaaatatatatttgtatttccaCAAGACAGTTCTTAAGTAGAACAAAAGAGCTCaagtatttgaataatgaatataatatgttctataagtatatttaaaagaccTCTAGACTAAGTGTTAGAGCGACCTATTACTGGATGACTTCTTAAACAAGTAatctcttataatttttaattgtttgtactCCCTCAAGTcttcataaatatgtatacattattatgccatgttgtatagattatacacattttattttatatgattattatttttttttaattgaatttctaATTTCCAAAAATCAAGTTATGAATGActgtattattgaaaacaaaattagtgTACGTGCTAGGTGAATCATCTTAATGTTTAATCGTATTAAAAGTAACTTTCTTGAATTTCTCGTGTATACAAAAGGcgataattattcaaaaattgaaaacacttattattttacaatttaatatctatatcttCAAAAGTTAGTAGACATTCACAGTACTTATATCATAACAAAATTCTTCtgaaattattatggtatgcacaaaaaattcaaatctatCTAAAACTCAAaacttatcattttatttttaatgtcctATATTATGTCACAAATTAAACCTTCTAAttcaatgtgtataatataatatataatactgtctTTTATAGCTTGTATCACCGCAAACATGCACTTCAATCAAAAATGTCCCTGATGTTTTAattgcaaaattattttcagaaattaaGAGCTATAACAATAAAGCGGTCCAACCATTTTGAAATATGCTGGTGACgtgatattttacaataattataataaaatatattgtactttattattcctttatatataattaaagctTAAATTACTTTCATCATTCACCAAATATGCTTATCGTCAAtgtttatgttgtatatattgtgtataatatgttatgaattataataatacaagtataagcTTGGAGTTTTTGAAGTGATTGCATAGGACACCTTTTTCTAGAATGTCATCACGTTACAAATC
The DNA window shown above is from Aphis gossypii isolate Hap1 chromosome 2, ASM2018417v2, whole genome shotgun sequence and carries:
- the LOC114129038 gene encoding uncharacterized protein LOC114129038, encoding MILKYMLLMGLISHNIIYSIGMYFGRPFIPRFYSIPKNNVFQTSQHNFKTFNNYGIFYKKQDDQWNQGNRLSQLPEIVRRNNEEHNIHQRTYGDRQPQPQSEYLINHHLWNIQAQQTLFQRQQLVKHRQHQKYLLNKQEDIKKQFDHQVKLLKENALKKKLTQRSNYLQRRYYENILHREYDENESELHQKTSDET